From a single Triplophysa rosa linkage group LG17, Trosa_1v2, whole genome shotgun sequence genomic region:
- the wdr46 gene encoding WD repeat-containing protein 46, with protein sequence MAALVEGAAKSAHVERKNQKKPVKRYWEKTEELKNSDQPTSDRSISTENTADRCTSTENTADGSTSTENTGSVKRRKGGQIPSGKKDPFPGEAPIPQEQLQKYQRGSKNNVPKGAQRRLKEAIAWSETVSELAQKQAARYDLLLPEDAGFLEGDEDEDTCRISQEDIADAVDITSGSKYFNLHLSQFGPYRLDYSRTGRHLLLSGKRGHVACIEWQSKNLTCEMNVMETVNDIKWLHTEAMFAVAQKKWLYIYDSEGIELHCVKKFNDVLKMQFLPYHFLLATASATGFLQYLDVSVGKEIAAICTKSGRLDVMSQNPYNAVIHLGHSNGTVSLWSPNQKEPLVKMLCHRGAIRSLTVDKTGTYMVTSGLDRKLKVYDVRAFKPLHSYFLPAGASCLSLSQKGLLSAATGDIVQVYQNVWGGSPVSKPYMAHRVRGQVWGLAYCPFEDVLGVGHGEGFTSMIVPGAGEPNFDALDTNPYRSAKQRQEWEVKALLEKVQPELIGLDPGQLGKVDQASFEQRHKERVDILGYDPLAKEKFKPKAKKKGRSSAGAIEKRKRKVAYEDQRDVIRQNVEEQMKRQKEKSSESQQLGKKSTLDRFRKQDK encoded by the exons atggcggcgctGGTGGAGGGTGCTGCGAAGAGTGCACACGTGGAGAGAAAGAACCAGAAAAAG CCAGTAAAGCGCTATTGGGAGAAGACAGAAGAGTTAAAGAACAGCGATCAGCCCACTTCAGACAGATCCATATCCACAGAAAATACTGCAGACAGATGTACATCCACAGAAAACACCGCAGACGGATCCACATCCACAGAAAACACAGGATCAGTCAAAAGAAGGAAAGGTGGACAGATCCCGTCAGGG AAAAAGGACCCTTTCCCTGGTGAGGCCCCTATACCACAGGAACAGCTTCAGAAGTACCAGAGAGGAAGTAAAAACAATGTG CCGAAAGGGGCTCAGCGGAGACTTAAGGAGGCCATTGCCTGGTCTGAGACGGTGTCTGAACTTGCACAGAAACAAGCCGCACGATATGATCTACTACTACCAGAGGATGCTGG ATTCCTGGAAGGAGACGAGGATGAAGACACATGCAGGATCTCTCAAGAGGACATAGCCGATGCGGTTGACATCACTTCTGGATCAAAG TATTTCAACTTACATCTTTCCCAGTTTGGACCTTATAGGCTGGACTACAGCAGAACTGGACG GCATCTGTTATTGAGTGGAAAACGAGGTCATGTGGCCTGCATCGAGTGGCAGTCGAAAAACCTCACATGCGAGATGAACGTCATGGAAACTGTGAATGACATCAA GTGGCTCCACACAGAGGCCATGTTTGCTGTGGCACAGAAGAAGTGGCTCTACATCTATGACTCGGAAGGCATCGAGCTCCACTGTGTGAAGAAATTCAATGACGTCTTGAAAATGCAATTTCTGCCCTATCACTTCCTGCTTGCTACAGCA AGCGCCACGGGCTTTCTGCAATATCTAGATGTGTCGGTGGGTAAGGAGATCGCAGCCATCTGCACGAAATCTGGACGCCTAGACGTGATGTCACAGAATCCCTATAATGCAGTTATTCACCTGGGCCACTCAAACGGTACCGTAAGCCTGTGGTCGCCCAATCAGAAAGAGCCACTTGTAAAGATGCTGTGCCATCGGGGCGCCATTCGTTCCTTAACAGTGGATAAAACCGGCAC GTACATGGTGACGTCAGGTCTGGATAGAAAGCTAAAGGTGTATGATGTTAGAGCTTTTAAACCTCTTCACTCTTATTTTCTGCCTGCCGGAGCCTCTTGCTTATCTCTGAGCCAGAAAGGACTGCTCAGTGCTGCCACTGGAGATATTGTACAG GTTTATCAGAACGTTTGGGGAGGCAGTCCTGTATCCAAACCCTACATGGCCCATCGGGTGCGAGGGCAGGTTTGGGGTCTTGCTTACTGCCCCTTTGAGGATGTTCTTGGAGTTGGACATGGAGAGGGCTTTACCAGCATGATTGTTCCAG GTGCGGGAGAACCAAACTTTGACGCTCTTGACACAAACCCGTACCGCAGTGCTAAACAGAGGCAGGAATGGGAGGTCAAGGCTCTTCTAGAGAAGGTGCAGCCCGAGCTGATAGGTTTGGACCCCGGGCAGCTGGGGAAAGTGGACCAGGCCAGCTTTGAGCAGAGGCACAAGGAAAGAGTGGACATTTTG GGTTATGATCCATTGGCAAAAGAAAAATTTAAACCAAAGGCAAAGAAGAAAGGACGAAGCTCTGCTGGTGCTATAGAGAAACGAAAGAGGAAAGTGGCATACGAGGATCAGAGG GATGTGATTCGACAAAACGTGGAAGAGCAAATGAAACGGCAGAAGGAGAAATCCAGTGAAAGCCAGCAGTTGGGGAAGAAGTCAACACTCGACCGTTTCAGAAAACAGGACAAATAG